DNA sequence from the Rattus rattus isolate New Zealand chromosome 2, Rrattus_CSIRO_v1, whole genome shotgun sequence genome:
ttctgtattTAAGAGATGTTCCTGAGAGCCTGGGCTGAGATTTTAAGCAAGAAAATTGGATAAGAAGCCACTCCTTGAGATGCGGTCACTGGTCATGACCTGTTCTCCAAGAGATGCAGCACTTTGCTTCATaatcatttatataattataaaatagttcTTTGATGAAAGCCCTCCCAACAATATGTGAACTTGTATGGCTATGGGTTTGTAATTGAGGTGGGTTCTGACATTTTGGTAGAGGAAGCATTGATTTTAAGTacagttttaaattaaatttttaggATTTTTAGTAAGACAGAAGTTAAACGTTAGATAAAGATTACCCATGGAAATTTATTAACTTGTTCAGTACCTAGGGGTCATAACCAAGTGCCCCTGAAGCCCTTTTGAACTCATTCCTGGAAGTTTGTTATTAACTATAAGTGATTTTTTTGTACTTTGTTGTGTTAAGTGACAATGATATTATCTGTTTCATTTGTAATAGATCCTTTGAAACCACTCTTTGGAAATTGTAATACCTGaatgattttatatttccttGTGTCAGATGATTATATTAATTGTTCTTTGTAACTCCTTCAGTGAACACATCTTTTAGGAGTATAATACCTGTTTCTCCTGTATAAAAACCCCAGACTGAAAGCTGAAAAATACACTCAGATTCAaactgcttttgtgtttgtttttgtttgtcacTGCCAAATCCTTACTGATCTAGTCTTTGAGGACACATGCCCAGGAAACCCAACACTTGGCTGCGGTGGTCTGTGGCAATTAGGCAAGACAAGACAACATTCAACCCCTATCTAGTCATCTATATATAACCTAAACTCATCTAAATATGTTGATTTCATGTCAAAACTAGTGAGAGCATTATGGATGGGGAATGAGTAAGGCTGATTACGAACATAGGGCAAAAGTGTCAGACATGAAAACTGATCATGACTAGAAGCtagacattttgttgtttttacagtGGAATCGAAAACCAAATATTTCTATTATCTTCTACCCTTTGCCCCTATCCATTAGAACTAGGAAATTATAAGTTGATGTCCCTCCATGCTGATGTCCAATCACTGGCGAAAATGTCACTTTTATAATGAGACTTTTGCTTTGCAGCTCCATTGTTAGCCAAAAGAGTCACATAAATGTAAGTTTACTTTTCACTCACCTTTTCCTGTCACGGTAAATTCAGGTGACATATGGCTTCCACAAAGTGCACACTGTAATGAGCACAGACTCTCCTTTTCTGCAAGCAGCAAGTCTTTATTGTCCCTCTGAAGCTCTGTCTTCCTTTGTGTAGAAGTCACTGACCTTCAGTGTTTTCTGAGACTGGGCAGGTGCTTGTTCTGGTGCCTCCTGGGatagaaactcaagaagaaagctcTTAGGATCAATTAACAGAGACTCATGAATGCATGACCCAAGATCCCTGTATCCTTGTGTGGGTGAGAGTGGTCAGGGAGTTGCATAGATTGGTCAGGAGCAGTTCCCCCACTGTACCTCCCTCTGCCAATCCTCTACAGGCATGTCTCAGAATGTCTTTGGTGTTTTCATACCCTGTATGGAAGGTCTCATCATGATACAAATGGACTCTTCTGTATTCTGATGAGAATGTCTCATCTCTATTTTTTAAACACATgcaatatgattttttttgttgtatatatttttttgatTTCCTCAACTTCTTCAGCCACTGCTAACCCAAATGTTGCTAGATTTtcctatttaaatatttctttctttttctgttggattttaaatttacatttcaaatgttatctcttttccccACACAActgcccaccccttcctgcctccctgccctgacattcctctacactgcgtggtccagccttggcaggaccaagggtttcccctccctctggtgcccaacacagccatcctctggtacatatgcggctggagccataggcttgtccatttgtactctttggatggtggtttaatccctgggagctctggttggttgtttggtattgctgcaagcccctttacctccttcagtccttactctaattcctccaatgggaaccctatTCTCAATGCAATGTGCTTTATAATAGTatgctgcttctcagccatttgatattcctcagctgtgaattctttgtttagctctgtaccccatttttaatagggttatttggatctctggagtctaaattcatgagttcttcttatattttggatattagcactctatccattgtagaattggtaaagatcttttcccaatctgttggttgccgttttgtcctaacgacagtgtcctttgcttcacagaagttttgtagctttatgagattccatttgttgattcttgatcttagagcataaaccattggtgttctgttcaggaaattttctccagtgcctatgtgttcgagattcttccccacattttcttctattccagtcataatggctaagatcaaaacctcagatgacatcagatgctggtgaggatggggagaaagaggaacactcctccattgttggtgggattgcaaactggtacaaccactctgcaaatcagtctagaggttcctcagaaaattggaaattccactacctgaggacccagctatacctcaccTAGGTATATACCCCAATGATCCTCCAACATACGagaaagacacatgttccactatgttcaaagcagcctctttataatagcgagaagctggaaagatcccagatgcctttcaacaaaggaatggatacagaaaatgtgttacatctacacaatggtgtactactcagctatcaacaacaatgatttcatgaaattcacaggcaaatgtatggaactagaaaatatcatcatgaatgaggttccccatcacagaaaaacacacatggaatgcactcattgataagtggatattagcccagatgcttgaattacccaagatgcacagaccacatgaaactcaagacggatgatcaaaatgcgaacgcttcactcctttaaaagaatacccttggcagggaatagagaggcaaagattaaaacagagactgaaggaatgcccattcagagcctgccccacatgtggcccatacatatacagccaccaaaactagataagatggatgaagctaagaagtgcatgctgtcagaaACTGGATATTGaaccctcctgagagacacagccagaacatgccaaatacagaggcaaatgccagcagcaaaccactgaactgagaacgggaccccattggaggaagtagagaaaggactgaaggagctgaagggactagtgaccccataagaacaacaatgccaaccaaccagagcttccagggtctaaaccactacccagagactatacacggactgaccctgggctccaactgcataggtagcagtgaatagtctTGTtttggcaccagtggaaggggaatcccctAGTCCTGCCAATGCTGAACCCCCATTGTAGGGTATTTTTTTGGGGGGCGTAGTGGGGGAAGATATGGAGGGGAACACTGTATAGAAAGGGAGGgtgaggggctagggggctgattgacaggaaaccgggaaagggagtaacatttgaaatgtaaataagaaatacccaatttagtaaaattggaagaaaaaaatgtatgctgtATGTACACACCTTTTCCTCTCCTACACTCAGTCCTTTCTGTATATTGCTATGAATTAATGTTTCTTCAGCACTTCCATTCcgtttgttacatttttaaacattcaaaacATTCATTTTGGCCTGAGAATACACGTATACATAACATTTTACAGACataacaggttatatttaggaatatacatgaatatacatatactttATACCTTCAGggtcaatcaataaataaaaactccCCATGATTTTGAAAGATAATCATGAAGGGATATATGGCTGTGTTTCCAGGGAGAAGGGGATAGTATGAAAGTAAAAGTTCataatttaattaatgttttatttgtCATCAATCTTTTATAAGGAAAAATCTACATAATTAcatttaagtaaaatttttaattaaaaaatgttcacaCTATGGATTCTGATTGCTGTTTTCCTTTCCAACCTCCTCCTAGACCTTCCTTTTCTACACAGCTCGATgccatttcttcctctctgtcttacaaaacccaacccaaatcCACCAAAATAGAAAAtcagaagccataatatacaaGTAAGAGTCAGAGAAAAAATTGTCAACCAAGAAACATGAGAGATAAAGTATACTAAAATACTATTGAGTTCATTTTTCCCCCATACACTGGTCATGGGGTATACCAGTAAGTGAGGCTTATATCCTTTTGGTTGAGAATGAATTATCCCTGAgaattccaaggtctctcattatTTTCACGTTGcccagttgtggctttctgtttttttctgttgcagattttgtgttttttttttcttttttttcagagctggggatcgaacccagggccttgcgcttgctaggccagcgctctaccgctgagctaaatccccaaccccagattttgtgtgtgtgtgtgttttattaacttgagtatttcttatatacattttccccctcccttcttagtgttattccatttccccaacaatcacggtTTCAACATCATCCCTAATCCcagtcccctccccttctttatgggtgttccctcatcctcccccccattgcgccctccccaacaatcccacgttcactgggggttcagtcttagcaggacccagggcttccccttccactggtgctcttactaggctattcattgctacctatgaggttggagccaacggtcagtccatgtatagcctttgggtagtggcttagtccctggaaactctgattggttgacattgttgttcatatggggtctcaagccccttcaagctctttcagtcctttctctgattccttcagcaggggtcctattctcagttcagtggtttgctggttattcagattttgtgtttttaacacttgaacatatttactggaaTAACAATATCTTAATTTTTATCAATTCACCCACTGCCAGACATCTAGGGTGAAACAACTTCTAGGGTttataaatagagcagcaatgagcatGGATTAACAGTTGTCTGTGTTGAAGAATGTAGAATTTTTTGGATTTATTACTCCAAATGATAAGCTGGATTATTGATTACCATCTTCGCATGGAATTGGCATGTTGCTTTCCCTACTGGCTATCCAAGTTTCCATGCCCACCAGGCATGGATGACTGATCTACTTAACGCATATCCTCACTAGCATGACTGATTGACTGATTGTTTTCTTGACCTTTGTCTTTCTGAGTGTAGTAAAATGAAGCTGAAGGtaatttgatttgtatttccctgatgactaaggatgttgaatattttaaatattcatcagCCAATTGCATTTCctattttgagaattctgtttagttctgtaccctattttttaagttgggtgttttctttgttcagttttttttttgcattctttatatattttagatattagtcctcttttGCAGGTCTAATTTCTTCTTTGGTACACTTTCTTGAAATAACatttccatcctttttttttttttttggagctgaggaccgaactcagggccttgcgcttgctaggcaagtgctctaccactgagctaaatccccaacccccgtttccATCCTTTTAATCTGAAGTGATATCTATCCTTGATATTGAGTTGTGCTTCTTGGAGATAGGAGAATGATGAATCTTATTTTCAAATGTGATCTTTTAGCCTGTGCTTTTTATTGGAGATCTGAGACTTTGACATTTATTAATGAGCAgtatttatgtttctatttattttgtagaATGTTTTCCCCTCTTTAATTTGCTAGCATGGAAAAATTCATTCTGCATGCTTTCTTGTATGTGTTTAACCTCTTCatgttgatgttttctttataacACCCTACATAGatggatctatctatctatctatctatctatctatctatctatctatctatgacaAATCCATTTGGGCACAGGTCATCTTCTGTGTGTTCTGGGCTGCCATGgtgggaggaagcttctctgctACGTAAGCCCATTACCCTGAGGCCCTACCATGCTATAGGCCAATACAATTCATGTGAAACGTGAATGAAACTTCTGGAACCATGAGACAAAAATCGATATTTGGAAAAGGTATTTGTGTCAAAAGTATGAATTACTGTACCATATATGATTTACATCACAGCTCCTGGTGTGGGAAAGTAGTTAGGAAGAATAAGGAAGTAAGCTGATGAAGAAAGGAGGTTGTTTGAAAAGGATACAACATCTCAGCAGCAGTTGTTGCAAATAATGTCTTATCTGCGCTGTGTTGTCTTCCCACCAATATCTCAGCAATGGACATTTCTCcacactctccctcctcctctttcttcccttcttttctcaaCAGTGTGTTAGCCAGGAATGGTTGGTCAAAACAACATGGACTCAattttttgtgtgcatgttttgttttgttttggtattatTCTGTCTTATTGGTTTGgaattattttgcattttgcagagggggggagaggagagagagagagagacagacagagagtgcCTTCCTTCCGGGGCAAAGGTTCCAGATAGCCCTCCCTCAGCGCAGTTCCTGGTTTCCCagggtgtcccctccccctcccccacagagacaGTTCAGAGAATGAGGCCCagagacagggatggagagagtATTCTGGCATTGTGGTCCGGGAGTTCAGAGACAgacacttctttcttttcccagatgAATAGGTCCCTAGGATTGGGTGGCTGTAaagatgggccacatgtgaggggaaagaatatattaaaattccttcagtctcttttttgGTACAATCTATGATCCATTCTTTCCCTGCCaacattcttgttccccttttaaatatGAAGGAAGAGTTTCACTTTTCATTGCAGACATTCATCTAGTTTCCCTAAATCTCTTGTTAGAGATAAataatatttcctttgtttttgattatttatttacattgtcaTAAATATGCTGTAATCAATGTGTGAGTTCATTGTTGAAACTTAAACTTCATCTCTATTCACTGATTGCATCACACCTCAAACCACTTGCACCAGCTTTGATGTCCATAGCACAGCAGGGAGTTGTGAAATTGTGAACCCAAGTTGCTCTATTTTTGATTCTTCTCAAGATACTGAGGCCGCTCTAGCCCCCCAAGTTTACTTATGAAATTTAGATTCATTAGTTGTAGTTTCTAGCCAAGGCTCTGTGGTGTTCATAGAGTGGGACTGGATGAAAGACTAGGTTTTTTGACTATTACCAAAGTTATTCACTGAAAATCTTTTAGCCAAAGAACAAGGAATTTCTAGTTAGATAAACTTTACTTTTGAAATGGTTTGTTCTTGTCAGGAGATAAagctggtatttttatttactctgaCTCAAAGACGGTACAGTGAGTGGAATTGTCCAATCTTCTCATTAGACAAAGTTTTCTAAAGCAACAATAGAGACACCCAACTTTATGAGACTGCTCTAAGTAAATCATGTTTAGGAACAGTTCAGGCCTATACAACAGCCTACATATCTCCACTTAATGTGAGAAAGAGGCGAAAATCCTGCCTAAGGCAAGCTTGACATCCTTGTTCCTCAGTGTATAGATGAGGGGGTTTAGGGTTGGGCTGAGGACTGAGTATAGCACTGAGGTAAATTTGCTTCTTTCTGGGTTGTAGCTGGATCCAGGACTGATATAGGCACAGAACACAGATGAATAATACATAGCGACCACGATGAGGTGGGATGAGCAGGTAGAAAAGGCTTTCCTCTTGCCCTCAGCAGAACGCATGCGTAGGATGCTGGTAATGATGCAGCCATAAGATAAAAGGGTTAGCACAAAGTTGATGCCTCCAAAAAGGAAATCTGCTATAAGAGTCATAATGCTATTCACATATGTGGGGGtacaggagagcaggaggagtgGTGGGatctcacagaagaagtgggtGATGACCTTGGGGCCACAGAATGACAGCCGTGCCATCAGACCAGTGTGCATAGATGCATTCGCAGCACAAATGGACCATACACCCATGGCCAGTGCTCCACACAGCTGTGGGCTCATCCTAGAGCTGTAGTGGAGAGGAGCACAGATGGCCACataacggtcataggccatgacTGTGAGCAGCAGTAACTCAGAGGATCCAGACCACACAAGGAAGAAGAGCTGGGTCATGCATCCCTTGAAGGAGATGATGTTTTCCTCAGACAGTAGACCAACTAGCGCTTTGGGCAGAACAGAAGAGGTGCAGATAATGTCCATGGTCGCCAAGTTGCacaggaaaaagtacatgggacTGTGGAGCCCAGTGCTGGAGGTAACCAAAACAATGATCACAATGTTGCCCATTAGAGCTATTGTATAGAGGGACATGAAGCACCCTGTCAGGAATAGTCTTAGACTAGGGTGCTCTGAGAACCCTTGTAGAACAAACT
Encoded proteins:
- the LOC116894386 gene encoding olfactory receptor 13A1-like, which translates into the protein MVSPNQTVVTEFVLQGFSEHPSLRLFLTGCFMSLYTIALMGNIVIIVLVTSSTGLHSPMYFFLCNLATMDIICTSSVLPKALVGLLSEENIISFKGCMTQLFFLVWSGSSELLLLTVMAYDRYVAICAPLHYSSRMSPQLCGALAMGVWSICAANASMHTGLMARLSFCGPKVITHFFCEIPPLLLLSCTPTYVNSIMTLIADFLFGGINFVLTLLSYGCIITSILRMRSAEGKRKAFSTCSSHLIVVAMYYSSVFCAYISPGSSYNPERSKFTSVLYSVLSPTLNPLIYTLRNKDVKLALGRIFASFSH